The Pseudomonas sp. DG56-2 genome contains a region encoding:
- a CDS encoding AI-2E family transporter: MTEQRPIQFGNGRELLDVLIRAGLIAVLVMFCFEIFKPFLSLMLWAVILAITLYPLNQRLASILGNRPGWSAIILVIIGLACLIGPLSLLGTSVAESVRLGIQGFEDQVIEIPPPPLNVRDWPLIGAPLYRIWEHASGDLSWALSQVAPHLKGVSKTVLTQLAGVGSGILVFVLALIVGGIIMAKGETGHRTGVAIATRISGPQRGPQLAALCTATIRAVAQGVVGIAFIQMLLVGIGLVVMGVPAAGVLALLVLLLGITQLPTLLITLPVVIYVFAHDGVGVSTVLFAIWTILAGLSDNVLKPLLLGRGVAVPMPVVLIGALGGMLTNGIIGLFIGPVLLAVGYELFMSWVAQPLSEPAAIEEKP, translated from the coding sequence ATGACTGAGCAACGCCCGATACAGTTTGGAAACGGCAGAGAACTGCTGGACGTTCTGATCAGAGCAGGATTGATCGCGGTACTGGTGATGTTCTGCTTCGAGATCTTCAAGCCATTCCTGAGCCTGATGCTCTGGGCGGTAATCCTCGCGATCACCCTCTACCCCTTGAACCAGCGGCTGGCCAGCATCCTCGGCAACCGCCCCGGCTGGTCGGCGATTATTCTGGTGATCATCGGCCTGGCGTGCCTGATCGGCCCGTTGAGCCTACTCGGCACCTCAGTGGCCGAATCGGTCAGGCTGGGCATTCAGGGCTTCGAAGACCAAGTCATCGAAATTCCGCCACCGCCCTTGAATGTCCGCGACTGGCCACTGATCGGTGCGCCGCTATACCGCATCTGGGAGCATGCCAGCGGCGACCTGAGCTGGGCGTTGTCGCAGGTGGCCCCGCACCTCAAAGGCGTGAGCAAGACGGTGCTGACTCAACTGGCGGGTGTCGGCTCGGGCATCCTGGTGTTCGTACTGGCCCTGATCGTTGGCGGCATAATAATGGCCAAGGGCGAAACCGGTCACCGCACCGGTGTTGCCATCGCCACGCGTATCTCCGGCCCGCAGCGTGGCCCGCAACTGGCAGCCCTGTGCACCGCCACCATCCGCGCCGTCGCCCAAGGTGTGGTCGGCATTGCCTTTATCCAGATGCTGCTGGTGGGCATCGGCCTGGTCGTGATGGGCGTACCGGCAGCCGGCGTACTGGCCTTGCTGGTACTGCTGCTGGGCATTACCCAATTGCCAACCCTGCTGATCACCCTGCCGGTGGTCATCTACGTATTCGCCCACGACGGCGTCGGTGTCAGCACCGTCCTTTTCGCCATCTGGACCATCCTCGCCGGCCTCTCCGACAACGTCCTCAAACCCCTGCTGTTGGGCCGAGGCGTAGCGGTTCCCATGCCAGTGGTCCTCATCGGCGCCTTAGGCGGTATGCTCACCAACGGCATCATCGGCCTATTCATAGGTCCGGTATTACTGGCAGTGGGGTATGAACTGTTCATGAGCTGGGTTGCCCAACCGCTGAGCGAGCCTGCCGCCATCGAGGAAAAACCTTGA
- a CDS encoding membrane integrity-associated transporter subunit PqiC, producing MANATKFAVLGLIVLLSACRSDPIHYHTLTPQQPASASNADIQLERISVPPQVDRPQVVVRQSNSSLAILETEWWGASLADELQNALTNQFTGSSQPRLGLRVDVQRFDSVPGQYALFDARWRLRTAGGTEASALNCRSVIQTPAGASIEELVVAHQQNIKRFTELVSQAASTGANRCPSVR from the coding sequence ATGGCGAACGCCACAAAATTCGCAGTGCTGGGTCTGATTGTGCTGCTGTCTGCCTGTCGCAGCGACCCCATTCACTACCACACCCTGACCCCGCAACAACCAGCATCGGCCAGCAACGCCGACATCCAGTTAGAGCGCATCAGCGTGCCGCCGCAGGTCGACCGACCACAAGTGGTGGTGCGCCAAAGCAACAGCAGCCTGGCAATCCTTGAGACCGAATGGTGGGGCGCAAGCCTTGCCGACGAGTTGCAAAACGCCCTGACCAACCAGTTCACCGGCAGCAGTCAGCCACGCCTGGGCTTGCGCGTGGATGTGCAGCGTTTTGATTCGGTACCGGGCCAGTACGCGCTATTCGACGCGCGCTGGCGGCTGCGCACGGCAGGTGGAACGGAAGCCAGCGCGCTCAACTGTCGCAGCGTCATCCAGACCCCGGCCGGCGCCAGCATCGAAGAGCTGGTAGTTGCCCATCAACAGAACATCAAACGCTTCACCGAACTGGTAAGCCAGGCTGCCAGCACCGGCGCCAACCGCTGCCCGTCCGTACGCTAA